One genomic segment of Chloroflexota bacterium includes these proteins:
- a CDS encoding CPBP family intramembrane metalloprotease, with product MDPYLVFAAFVGVGLATWNFDPQLRLALLRLVLLAGVLLYADRRQLPVDYSLSKVIQGLAIGALVGLPFVLFAPSFFGATGERFYGSKDLFVLVERAVFITPLVEALFFRGFLQREKGLTAAAALFGLAQGIYVITGAAMYWAVLLTLMVATGLLGLIYGYVAERYGLAASAACQAAANFLLLGLPPILQRFGALFP from the coding sequence ATGGACCCTTACTTGGTGTTCGCTGCGTTTGTAGGTGTGGGTCTGGCCACCTGGAACTTCGATCCGCAATTGCGGTTGGCACTGCTTAGGTTAGTGCTATTGGCTGGGGTGCTCCTCTACGCCGACCGCCGCCAATTGCCAGTGGATTACAGCCTATCGAAAGTGATACAGGGGCTGGCAATCGGCGCGCTGGTAGGGCTTCCATTCGTACTATTTGCGCCCTCGTTCTTCGGAGCAACGGGTGAGCGATTCTATGGGTCAAAGGATCTGTTCGTATTGGTTGAAAGGGCGGTATTCATCACGCCGCTTGTAGAAGCGCTATTCTTCCGCGGATTCTTGCAGCGGGAGAAGGGCTTGACCGCAGCAGCAGCCTTGTTCGGCTTAGCGCAAGGCATATACGTGATCACTGGAGCAGCAATGTATTGGGCAGTGCTGCTAACCCTGATGGTAGCGACAGGGCTATTGGGCCTCATTTACGGCTATGTAGCAGAACGCTACGGGTTAGCCGCCAGCGCAGCCTGCCAAGCAGCAGCAAATTTCTTACTCCTGGGCCTGCCACCTATTCTACAGCGATT
- the ltaE gene encoding low-specificity L-threonine aldolase, with product MRVVDLRSDTVTLPTPEMRRAMYEAELGDDVFGEDPTVNRLQEVAAQRMGKEAALFVASGTMGNLVAILTHCGRGDEVIMGDQAHTFMYEVGGAAALGGIQPRLVPNRPDGTLPLESLEAAIRAPDVHYPISRLVCLENTHNRCGGAVLPVDYMQAVGELVHRHGLSLHLDGARIFNAAIALGVEAQDLAAPADSVMFCLSKGLSCPVGSILCGSQEFIERARRNRKMVGGGMRQVGVLAAAGLVALETMVERLADDHAHARRLAEGLSALPGITLDPDTVRTNIVIFEVHSRKVTATAFVEQLAREGVKMLSIGGAKVRAVTHYGIEGEDIEYTLMAARKVLEIRP from the coding sequence GTGCGAGTAGTGGATCTGCGCAGTGATACGGTCACTCTACCTACACCCGAGATGCGCCGTGCTATGTACGAGGCAGAACTGGGAGATGATGTTTTCGGTGAAGACCCTACGGTCAACCGACTGCAGGAAGTTGCAGCGCAGCGGATGGGCAAGGAGGCAGCACTGTTCGTTGCCAGCGGCACGATGGGCAACTTAGTAGCCATTCTCACCCATTGCGGGCGCGGTGATGAAGTCATCATGGGTGATCAGGCTCACACGTTCATGTATGAGGTAGGTGGCGCAGCAGCGCTGGGGGGAATACAGCCTCGCCTTGTCCCCAACCGGCCCGATGGTACGCTGCCTCTGGAGAGCCTTGAGGCAGCCATCCGTGCGCCCGATGTACATTATCCTATCTCCCGCCTGGTATGCCTGGAGAACACGCATAATCGTTGCGGTGGGGCAGTCTTACCAGTGGACTACATGCAGGCAGTAGGTGAGTTAGTCCATCGGCATGGACTGTCCTTGCATCTGGACGGGGCACGGATTTTCAATGCGGCAATCGCTTTGGGTGTCGAGGCACAGGACCTGGCAGCCCCCGCAGACTCAGTAATGTTCTGTCTCTCCAAGGGATTGTCCTGCCCGGTGGGGTCGATACTATGCGGCTCGCAAGAATTCATCGAGCGCGCACGGCGGAATCGCAAGATGGTGGGGGGAGGGATGCGTCAAGTCGGGGTCTTGGCCGCCGCAGGGTTAGTGGCCTTAGAGACAATGGTAGAGCGACTGGCGGACGACCACGCTCACGCGCGGCGGTTGGCCGAGGGATTAAGCGCTTTGCCAGGCATCACTTTGGACCCCGACACGGTACGAACCAACATCGTGATTTTCGAAGTGCATAGCCGCAAGGTGACGGCAACCGCTTTCGTTGAGCAGTTGGCTCGCGAAGGGGTGAAGATGTTGTCCATAGGCGGGGCCAAGGTACGGGCGGTGACACACTACGGCATCGAGGGTGAAGACATCGAGTATACCTTGATGGCCGCCCGAAAGGTTTTAGAAATAAGGCCATGA
- a CDS encoding glutaredoxin family protein, with product MTEGRQKKVIIYTASTCPWCAKTKALLDGKGIMYTNYDVLQDRERAREMVEISGQRSVPVILIDGQMVIGYNPQKIEELLNTA from the coding sequence ATGACCGAAGGTCGTCAGAAAAAAGTCATTATTTACACCGCGTCTACCTGTCCTTGGTGCGCCAAGACGAAAGCGCTGCTGGATGGCAAAGGGATTATGTATACTAATTACGATGTATTGCAAGACCGAGAACGTGCACGTGAGATGGTGGAGATCTCGGGACAAAGATCAGTGCCGGTGATCTTAATCGATGGCCAGATGGTCATCGGCTATAACCCACAGAAGATTGAGGAATTACTGAACACAGCCTGA
- a CDS encoding PAS domain S-box protein yields MEDYRLRQCEYLLSISRAMTSKLDLSSLLQLIIESSVEILRGQAGLIALRDRNGQFRVAASYGLPYHAIPLFSPLLIDIPSYPSLSSGGRWHIPNLRYRLELATTAAGIGLRQVVALPLSIEDELIGVIYVFRAFDTAFSTNDRKVLASFADQAAIAVRNASLYQAVDEERRRLDAILRHSADGIMILDSQRRIETMNHALARMTGWLPEEAIGQPCQRVLALRNRQGVDLCASQCPLRDVYGRETLHVEGEIVRPEGVTTSVSITYTPLFDASGELVNIIGNVQDITRFREAEEMKSTFISAISHELKTPVALIKGYAGTLRREDAQWDTATLREGLSIIEEEAEHLDHLINNLLDASRIQAGTLKLQLSEVNLSQIAAKVVERFQTQTKIHQIYLNFPSDYPFVLADEERMREVFGNLLSNAIKYSPDGGDIIVGGWADKNWVYAYVADQGVGISAKEQARLFEPFYRVDSVTTRRTHGVGLGLFLVRAIVEGHGGRVWVESTPGKGSTFTFMLPRKGTETG; encoded by the coding sequence ATGGAAGACTACAGGCTGCGCCAATGTGAATATTTGCTCAGCATCAGCCGGGCGATGACCTCCAAACTGGATTTGTCGTCGCTCCTGCAACTAATCATCGAAAGCAGTGTTGAAATCCTGCGGGGGCAGGCCGGGCTCATTGCCCTGCGAGATCGCAATGGCCAGTTTCGAGTCGCTGCCAGTTATGGCCTACCTTATCACGCTATCCCCCTCTTCAGCCCTCTGCTAATTGACATTCCCTCTTATCCCTCCCTCTCGTCTGGGGGGCGATGGCACATCCCCAACCTTCGCTACAGGTTGGAGTTGGCCACGACGGCAGCAGGTATTGGCCTGCGTCAGGTTGTTGCTTTGCCTTTGAGCATTGAGGATGAACTCATTGGCGTCATTTATGTTTTCCGTGCTTTTGACACCGCCTTTTCGACCAACGATCGTAAAGTGCTGGCCAGTTTCGCTGACCAGGCAGCCATCGCCGTGCGCAATGCAAGCCTTTACCAAGCGGTAGACGAAGAGCGTCGCCGGCTTGACGCCATTCTCCGGCACAGCGCTGATGGGATCATGATTCTGGATTCGCAACGCCGCATTGAGACCATGAACCACGCTTTAGCCCGCATGACCGGCTGGCTGCCTGAAGAGGCCATTGGCCAACCTTGCCAGCGGGTCTTGGCATTGCGCAATCGTCAAGGGGTAGATCTATGCGCCTCTCAGTGTCCCTTGCGAGACGTCTACGGCCGAGAGACTCTCCACGTGGAAGGCGAGATTGTGCGCCCAGAAGGTGTTACCACCAGCGTTAGCATCACCTACACGCCCCTCTTCGATGCAAGCGGTGAATTAGTTAACATTATCGGAAACGTGCAGGACATCACCCGTTTCCGTGAGGCTGAGGAGATGAAAAGCACGTTCATCTCCGCCATCTCCCACGAGCTCAAGACCCCGGTGGCACTCATCAAAGGCTATGCGGGTACGCTGCGTCGTGAGGACGCACAATGGGATACCGCTACTTTGCGCGAGGGCTTATCTATCATTGAAGAGGAAGCCGAGCATCTGGACCATCTGATCAACAATCTCTTAGATGCCTCGCGTATTCAGGCCGGGACGCTCAAATTGCAGTTGAGTGAGGTGAACCTCTCTCAGATTGCAGCGAAAGTCGTGGAACGTTTCCAGACTCAAACCAAAATTCACCAGATCTACCTGAACTTTCCATCGGATTACCCGTTTGTCTTAGCCGACGAGGAGCGCATGCGCGAGGTGTTCGGTAATCTCCTAAGCAATGCCATCAAATACTCACCCGATGGGGGAGACATTATCGTGGGTGGCTGGGCCGACAAGAACTGGGTTTATGCTTATGTGGCCGACCAGGGCGTTGGTATTAGCGCAAAGGAACAGGCGAGATTGTTCGAACCATTTTATCGCGTGGACTCAGTGACCACCCGCCGCACACATGGAGTGGGCTTAGGACTTTTCCTGGTGCGCGCCATTGTCGAAGGTCACGGGGGACGAGTATGGGTGGAGAGTACGCCGGGGAAAGGCTCGACCTTCACCTTTATGTTACCCCGGAAAGGAACGGAGACTGGGTGA
- a CDS encoding response regulator transcription factor, producing the protein MSPPEKKLVLVVDDEPRMVRFVRMNLELEGYRVSEASNGLEAINKVREELPDLVILDVMMPDMDGFETLERIRQISSVPVIMLTVRADEEDKVRGLELGADDYVTKPFSPRELTSRVRAVLRRAEIPAPVDKTAIQIDEDLTVDFQRREVIVRGQRVHLRPTEYRLLYHLVNNAGWVMTHEMLLSKVWGYEYRDDTQLLRLYITYLRQKIEPDPSNPKYIFNERGVGYRFVDFRKTQ; encoded by the coding sequence ATATCGCCGCCTGAGAAAAAACTCGTTCTCGTGGTGGATGACGAGCCTCGCATGGTGCGCTTCGTGCGCATGAACTTGGAATTAGAAGGTTACCGCGTTAGTGAGGCGTCGAATGGTTTGGAGGCTATTAACAAGGTGCGCGAGGAGTTGCCGGATCTGGTGATCCTAGATGTGATGATGCCTGATATGGACGGTTTTGAAACGCTGGAGCGTATCCGCCAGATCTCCAGTGTCCCCGTCATCATGCTTACTGTCCGCGCTGATGAGGAGGATAAGGTGCGTGGGCTGGAGTTGGGGGCAGACGATTATGTTACCAAACCTTTCAGCCCTCGCGAACTTACCAGTCGGGTGAGAGCGGTGCTGCGACGTGCGGAAATACCTGCACCGGTTGACAAAACTGCGATCCAGATTGACGAGGACCTAACAGTAGACTTCCAACGGCGTGAGGTGATCGTGCGGGGGCAACGCGTCCACCTGCGTCCCACCGAGTATCGGCTGCTTTATCACCTGGTGAATAATGCTGGCTGGGTGATGACTCACGAGATGCTGCTCTCGAAAGTGTGGGGCTACGAATACCGTGATGATACCCAATTGCTGCGCCTCTACATCACCTATCTGCGCCAGAAAATTGAGCCCGATCCCTCCAACCCCAAGTACATTTTCAACGAGCGGGGGGTGGGGTATCGGTTTGTGGATTTTCGGAAAACGCAGTAA
- a CDS encoding response regulator gives MKTQQRILVIDDEPEFVDALRVTLEARSYRVSTAGSKAQAQDVIKGEEFDAVVLGTITPRGDAFAFHQWLKHDPRTKDLPLLVIDAPPEKQLVKGWRRDEGMQMEAEDYVTKPIEPAMLVPRIQRLLETVTERIKVLVVDDHTVVREGIRAVLTLQRDMEVVGEATDGQEAVKKTLQLFPDVVLMDIVMPIMSGLEAAKQISKECPRAKVLILTQYDDRENLLAAGQAGAYGFIPKRGASSQLVDGIRSVYKGKHFHESLAASA, from the coding sequence ATGAAAACCCAACAAAGGATCTTAGTCATAGATGACGAGCCTGAATTTGTGGACGCTTTACGGGTGACCTTAGAAGCCAGATCTTACCGAGTGAGCACCGCTGGCAGCAAAGCGCAGGCACAGGATGTGATCAAAGGGGAAGAATTCGATGCCGTTGTACTCGGTACAATCACCCCTCGTGGAGACGCATTTGCGTTCCATCAATGGCTCAAACATGATCCCAGGACTAAGGACTTGCCGCTCCTAGTAATTGATGCTCCTCCTGAGAAGCAGCTCGTCAAAGGGTGGAGGCGGGACGAGGGGATGCAGATGGAAGCCGAAGATTATGTAACCAAGCCGATTGAGCCGGCCATGCTTGTGCCCCGAATCCAAAGGCTGTTGGAAACAGTGACCGAGAGGATCAAAGTCCTAGTGGTAGATGACCATACTGTGGTCAGAGAGGGAATTCGTGCTGTGCTCACCCTTCAGAGAGATATGGAGGTGGTGGGAGAAGCCACTGATGGCCAAGAGGCGGTCAAGAAAACGCTCCAGTTGTTCCCCGATGTAGTACTGATGGACATAGTGATGCCGATAATGAGTGGGCTGGAAGCAGCGAAACAGATCAGCAAGGAATGTCCTCGGGCTAAAGTCCTGATCTTGACCCAGTACGATGACAGGGAGAACCTGCTGGCTGCTGGGCAAGCGGGGGCCTATGGCTTTATCCCTAAAAGAGGCGCCAGTTCTCAACTCGTGGACGGGATACGGTCTGTGTACAAGGGGAAGCACTTTCACGAATCCTTGGCAGCAAGCGCGTGA
- a CDS encoding methylenetetrahydrofolate reductase: protein MAKSLFEEKLNSDKFLVTTEVGPPKGADVSEMVHLIEMLKDKVDAINVTDHQSSVMRFPSLGGCLLVKELGGEPILQVTCRDRNRLALQADLLLAYSRGIRNVLCLTGDSIDVGDHKEAKPVFDLDSVQLLKMIRIMESGKDMGGNDLKGTPEFCIGASVHPAADFIEPQLIKFEKKVVAGAQFFQTQGIYDLDSLRRFMQFASQFQVKILAGIIVMASARMARYMNENVPGVIVPQFIIDEFAGVEKGKGLQKGIEIAARTIKAIKEEKLCHGVHIMAVGNERVVPEILEAADL, encoded by the coding sequence ATGGCCAAATCGCTATTTGAGGAAAAACTGAACTCCGATAAATTCCTGGTGACCACAGAAGTCGGTCCTCCTAAGGGGGCGGACGTCTCAGAGATGGTTCATCTGATTGAAATGCTCAAAGATAAGGTGGACGCCATCAATGTTACGGACCATCAGAGTTCAGTGATGCGCTTCCCATCACTCGGTGGCTGTCTATTGGTGAAGGAACTAGGTGGTGAACCGATCCTCCAGGTAACCTGCCGTGACCGCAACCGTCTGGCGCTCCAAGCAGATCTTCTCTTGGCGTACTCTCGAGGCATCCGGAATGTGCTCTGTCTCACTGGCGATTCCATTGATGTCGGGGATCACAAGGAGGCAAAGCCTGTCTTCGATCTAGACTCAGTGCAATTGCTGAAAATGATCAGAATTATGGAATCTGGTAAAGATATGGGTGGGAACGACCTCAAGGGCACTCCGGAATTCTGCATAGGTGCATCTGTTCATCCCGCAGCAGACTTCATTGAGCCACAACTCATTAAGTTCGAAAAGAAGGTTGTTGCGGGAGCTCAATTTTTTCAGACCCAAGGCATATATGACTTAGACAGCCTGCGTAGATTTATGCAGTTCGCCTCTCAGTTTCAGGTCAAGATCTTGGCAGGCATTATAGTCATGGCCTCCGCAAGGATGGCCCGATATATGAATGAGAATGTCCCGGGAGTTATTGTTCCTCAATTCATAATAGATGAGTTCGCTGGTGTGGAAAAGGGCAAAGGCCTTCAGAAAGGGATTGAGATCGCTGCGAGGACCATAAAAGCAATCAAAGAGGAAAAGTTGTGTCACGGGGTACACATTATGGCTGTGGGGAATGAGAGGGTTGTGCCAGAGATCTTAGAGGCAGCGGACTTGTAA
- a CDS encoding methylenetetrahydrofolate reductase C-terminal domain-containing protein, translating into MIVAEQKPLEEIGQMIAPYEKVLILGCGTCMTVCGAGGEREVSFLHGALQVAQARSGTNVHDFVEYTVKRQCDFEFLDLVADRISEVDAVLSLGCGIGVQAIAERFPDTPVLPGVNTSFMGMTSEWGIWDERCAACGDCRLDETAGICPITRCTKGILNGPCAGTKNGKCEANREIDCAWVLIYRRLERLGQLEKMRRYYPPRNFRTIPRPRRIVSRVKVEPGESNGQIAI; encoded by the coding sequence TTGATCGTCGCAGAGCAGAAACCGCTGGAAGAAATAGGGCAGATGATTGCACCTTATGAGAAGGTGCTAATCCTCGGTTGTGGCACGTGTATGACCGTTTGCGGTGCCGGTGGTGAACGAGAGGTCTCTTTTCTCCATGGCGCGTTGCAGGTTGCCCAGGCCAGAAGCGGGACCAATGTTCACGATTTCGTGGAATACACGGTGAAACGCCAGTGCGATTTCGAGTTTCTCGACCTGGTTGCAGACAGGATCTCAGAGGTAGATGCCGTCCTTTCGTTAGGATGTGGTATAGGAGTACAGGCCATCGCCGAACGTTTTCCCGATACGCCCGTCCTGCCCGGGGTCAACACCTCTTTCATGGGCATGACCAGCGAATGGGGGATTTGGGATGAGCGGTGTGCCGCTTGTGGGGACTGTAGGTTGGACGAAACAGCAGGTATTTGTCCCATCACTCGATGTACAAAGGGCATACTCAATGGCCCCTGCGCCGGCACCAAAAACGGCAAATGTGAGGCGAATAGAGAAATAGACTGTGCTTGGGTCCTCATTTACCGGCGTCTGGAAAGATTAGGGCAACTGGAGAAGATGCGCCGATATTATCCTCCCAGAAACTTCCGAACGATCCCTAGACCAAGAAGAATAGTGAGCAGGGTCAAGGTAGAACCAGGTGAGAGCAATGGCCAAATCGCTATTTGA
- a CDS encoding FAD-dependent oxidoreductase, with translation MHLTDAYTAKKVSTDDTLIPPCQTACPLHMEIREYVDLIAQGRVMEALQVIRDGNPFPSICAYVCTHPCEDACRRGQVDKPVAIRALKRFAVEFGGDRMISEVATTTHDEKVAVVGSGPAGLAAAYYLRKLGYAVTIFEAHSQLGGMLRVGIPQYRLPRHVLDTEVQRLIQMGVEIRTNTRVVSLDLLFEMGYKAIFITVGAHQSLRMGIEGEDSPGVVDGATFLREVNLGLKPSVGPRVAVVGGGNVAIDAARTALRLGANEVKVLYRRSQAEMPADPTEVEQAAQEGVKILFLVTPTKIARENKQLRVTCIRLMLGEPDASGRPRPVPIQDSEFDMEFDTVITAIGQAPQIPDDFRLRIGRGSTIQIDPVTLLTNRKGVFAGGDAVTGPATVTQALATGRQAAFRIDEFLQHKYPSLERETKETLSGDLLPKTVEMIKKVGRLDPPLLTPETRVRNFQPVELIYNWEAAVAEARRCLRCGMGAKILSQDRCATCLTCLRACPYHVPYLDEGGTVHIPADQCLACGTCVAQCPAKVLILRKPHDRRHIAEELDHALRSAAQTMHRPLIIGFCCQYGLFGTGALAGLWREAKAGIWIVPVLCVAKVEEEHLLRAFEMGAEGVFVAGCGEQCARENTAFWVLRRVEKVRKALIQLGLEPERLQTFHLRTTDEDPVMAMDHFTAQIGRLCLAAAIKQEVRI, from the coding sequence ATGCATCTAACAGACGCGTATACCGCCAAAAAGGTCTCAACGGACGATACCCTAATACCGCCCTGCCAAACCGCTTGCCCCCTACACATGGAAATCAGGGAATATGTGGACTTAATTGCTCAAGGGCGAGTGATGGAAGCGCTGCAGGTTATCCGGGACGGTAACCCTTTCCCTTCTATCTGTGCTTACGTGTGCACCCATCCTTGTGAAGACGCGTGCCGACGCGGACAGGTGGATAAGCCAGTCGCCATCCGGGCACTCAAGAGATTCGCTGTTGAATTCGGTGGCGACAGAATGATCTCCGAGGTGGCTACCACCACCCATGACGAAAAGGTCGCTGTCGTGGGATCTGGGCCGGCAGGTTTGGCCGCAGCCTATTATCTGAGAAAACTGGGCTATGCAGTCACTATCTTCGAGGCCCACTCGCAGTTGGGTGGCATGTTACGGGTCGGCATCCCTCAATACCGCCTTCCCCGCCACGTACTGGATACTGAAGTCCAACGGCTCATTCAAATGGGGGTCGAAATCAGGACAAACACCCGGGTGGTGTCACTGGACCTGCTTTTTGAGATGGGCTACAAGGCGATTTTCATCACCGTGGGCGCTCATCAAAGCCTCCGAATGGGCATCGAAGGAGAGGATAGTCCTGGAGTAGTGGATGGGGCCACCTTCCTACGCGAAGTTAATCTTGGACTCAAACCTTCGGTGGGACCAAGGGTTGCGGTGGTAGGTGGGGGCAACGTCGCCATAGATGCAGCCCGCACCGCGCTTCGATTAGGCGCGAACGAGGTCAAGGTCCTCTACCGTCGCAGCCAAGCAGAAATGCCCGCGGATCCAACAGAAGTGGAACAGGCTGCACAAGAGGGAGTGAAGATCCTTTTCCTTGTGACGCCAACCAAGATAGCACGGGAGAACAAACAATTACGAGTAACTTGCATACGCTTGATGCTCGGCGAACCGGATGCAAGTGGCAGGCCACGGCCAGTGCCAATCCAAGACAGTGAATTTGACATGGAATTCGACACAGTGATCACAGCAATCGGACAGGCTCCCCAGATCCCTGATGATTTTCGTCTCCGCATCGGCAGGGGCAGCACCATACAGATTGACCCTGTCACGCTCCTCACCAATCGGAAGGGGGTTTTCGCAGGAGGAGATGCCGTAACCGGACCAGCCACCGTGACCCAGGCTTTAGCAACCGGCAGACAAGCCGCTTTTCGCATTGACGAATTTCTCCAACATAAATACCCATCACTCGAAAGAGAAACAAAAGAAACCCTGAGTGGTGATCTTCTGCCAAAAACCGTGGAGATGATTAAAAAGGTTGGCCGACTCGATCCGCCACTGCTCACTCCAGAAACGAGGGTGAGGAACTTCCAGCCCGTAGAATTGATCTACAACTGGGAAGCCGCGGTCGCTGAGGCCAGAAGATGCTTGCGTTGCGGTATGGGTGCAAAGATCCTATCCCAAGACAGATGTGCCACTTGCCTCACCTGCCTGCGAGCCTGCCCTTATCACGTGCCCTATCTGGATGAAGGCGGCACGGTGCACATACCTGCTGACCAATGTCTAGCCTGTGGCACATGCGTTGCCCAATGTCCAGCCAAAGTTCTTATCTTACGGAAACCCCATGATCGGCGGCATATCGCCGAGGAATTGGATCACGCCCTTCGGTCTGCAGCGCAGACGATGCACAGACCCCTGATCATAGGTTTTTGTTGCCAATACGGGCTTTTTGGGACAGGCGCGCTCGCTGGTTTATGGAGGGAAGCGAAAGCCGGCATCTGGATAGTACCCGTTCTCTGTGTAGCCAAGGTGGAAGAAGAACATCTACTGCGCGCCTTTGAAATGGGTGCGGAAGGTGTCTTCGTTGCCGGGTGCGGAGAGCAATGTGCTCGGGAAAACACTGCCTTCTGGGTACTGCGGCGGGTGGAGAAGGTCAGAAAGGCGCTGATTCAACTCGGCCTGGAACCGGAGCGCCTGCAGACTTTTCACCTTCGAACCACGGATGAGGACCCCGTCATGGCGATGGATCACTTTACCGCGCAGATAGGCAGACTTTGCTTGGCGGCAGCAATAAAGCAGGAGGTGAGAATTTGA
- a CDS encoding response regulator transcription factor, with the protein MRKIRVLVVDDHTIVRDGICSLLALVADIEIVGEASNGKEALEKVRQLLPDVVLMDIAMPMISGIEAMRRIHKEFPNTKVLALTQYDDQEHIFAMIEAGARGFISKLAASSELALGIRAVYRGDSFLSPSAARVFVEGYQQRAALWEKDDPYQQLTDREREVLKLIAEGRTTREIADILVLSPKTVEGYRTSLMAKLDIHRKADLIRYAIRKGIVTL; encoded by the coding sequence ATGCGGAAAATAAGGGTGTTGGTAGTAGATGATCACACTATCGTGCGAGATGGCATCTGTTCTCTGCTTGCACTCGTTGCTGACATAGAGATAGTGGGCGAAGCATCCAATGGAAAGGAAGCCCTGGAGAAGGTGAGGCAACTTCTACCAGATGTAGTGCTCATGGATATCGCCATGCCAATGATCAGCGGTATAGAAGCGATGCGCAGGATACACAAGGAGTTTCCAAATACCAAAGTATTAGCATTGACGCAGTACGATGATCAAGAGCATATTTTCGCTATGATTGAGGCTGGGGCGCGGGGCTTCATTAGTAAACTGGCGGCATCTTCAGAACTTGCTCTAGGGATCCGCGCTGTTTACCGTGGGGATTCTTTCCTTTCCCCCTCAGCAGCCAGAGTTTTTGTCGAAGGCTATCAGCAGAGAGCAGCCCTGTGGGAAAAGGATGATCCTTACCAACAGTTGACAGACAGAGAAAGGGAAGTGCTCAAACTCATCGCTGAGGGACGCACTACCCGCGAGATAGCAGATATCTTGGTCCTCAGCCCCAAAACAGTGGAAGGATACCGAACCAGCCTAATGGCCAAATTGGATATCCACCGCAAGGCGGACCTCATCCGATATGCTATTCGCAAAGGCATCGTGACCTTGTAG